CGAGAGAGGAAAGAGCGTCTTGCGTTCCTCTATGACCTGATGCCCGAGCTCCCGCCGCTCGCCCGCCGTCGGGCGGGCGCGCTGAGCGGCGGCCAGCAGAAGATGGTGGCGCTGGCGCGGGCCATAATGACGGGGGCGAAACTGCTTCTGCTCGATGAACCTCTTGAAGGCCTCTCTCCGGGATTGTCCCGCCGCCTTGCAGGGGTCATTCGCGGCCTTCGCGGGGTGGCGGTGCTGGTGACCGAGTCGGACAGCAACCGGATGCGCCTCTTGACCGAGGACGTCTACACGATCGAACGAGGCGAGATTGTGCGCGACGCGAATGGCGGCACCACGGAGTGAGAGAGCTGGATGAAAACTACATCGGCTGTGCTGTACGAAATGGAGAAACCTCCCCCCTATGCGGAATCCAAGCCGCTCGTCGTGGAGGAGCTGGAGCTGGAGGGGCCGGGCCCCGGCGAGGTGCTCGTAGAGATCGCGGCGGCGGGGCTGTGCCACTCGGACCTGTCCGTCATGAACGGCTCGCGGCCCCGTCCCCTCCCGATGGTGCTCGGCCATGAGGCGAGCGGTGTGGTCGCCGAGGTGGGCACGAGCGTCGAGGGCCTCAAGGCCGGGGACCGCGTCGTCTTCTCCTTCGTCCCCATGTGCGGGAGGTGCACCCCGTGCGCGGTCGGTCGGCCGGCCCTCTGCGAGCGCGGAGGCCAGGCCAACGGGCGCGGGACATTGCTCAGCGGCGCGAGGCGATTCAAGAGTCGCCGAGGCGAGCCGCTCCATCACCACCTCGGCGTGTCGGCCTTTTCCCGGTACACGGTCGCCGCTCAAGAGTCGCTCATTCCCATTCCTTCAGAGGTTCCTCTCGAGAAGGCCGCTCTCTTCGGTTGCGCCGTCATGACAGGGGTGGGGGCGGTCGTCAACACAGCCAGGGTGGAACCCGGCGCGAGGGTGGCGGTCTTCGGCCTCGGTGGCGTGGGATTGGCGGTGGTCCTCGGGGCACAGTTGGCAGGGGCGCTCCAGATCGTGGCGCTGGACCTGCTGCCGACGAAGCTGGACCTGGCCCGGCGCCTCGGGGCCACCCACACGGTCAGCGCAGGCGCCGCCAACGCCGTGGAAGCCGTGCGCGAGATCACCCGCGGGGGCGCCGATTACACGTTCGAGGCCGTGGGGAACGCGAAGGTGCTTGGCCAGGCCTACGCGGCGACCCGTCGCGGAGGCAAGACGATCGCCATCGGCCTGCCGCATCCGGCGCACCGGCTGGACCTCCAGGCCGTGAGCCTGGTGGCGGAGGAGCGGAGCCTCTTGGGATCCTACATGGGCTCTGCGGTCCCTCGGAGGGATCTCCCGCGATTCCTCGACCTCTACCTGGCGGGCAGGCTTCCGGTTGATGAGCTGGTCAGCCAGCGGGTGGAGCTGGGCTCGGTCAACGCGGCCTTCGACGCCCTCAGGGAGGGGGTGGTCGTCCGCCAGCTGGTCTGCTTTTGAACAGGGGGGGGCCTGCGTGGCCGGGTGTAAGACCTCCTCCTGACCGGTCGGAGGGTAGGCGCTCCGAAGCCGCGCGAGAGCTGGCAGGGGAAGAAATTCGCCGTGGCGGTCCGAGTTAGCGCCGGGCTCCACGCTTCGAGAGCCGATGAGGCACGCCGGGCCTCTGCGGGACCGAGCTCCGTGATCTCAGGCATCCTCCTGGCGGGCGGCGCTTCCGCCCGGATGGGGAGGCCGAAGGGCCTCCTGGAGTACCGTGGCGTCCCCTTCCTCCGGGCGGTAGCGACGGCGCTCCTCACGGGGGGCGTCGAGGAACTGGTCGCGGTCCTCAATCCGGAGGTGCCGGGGCTTCCGGACGTGCTCCCGGCCGACTCCCGGGTCCGGTGGGTCGCCGCCCCACCGGCGGCCGCGGGCCAGCTCGCTTCCCTTCGGGTGGGCCTGCACAGCCTCTCCCCGGTCTCCGAGGCCGCTCTGGTCGCGCTCGTGGATCAGCCCGCCCTCCTCCCCGAGACGGTCGCCGCGCTCATCCGGGTCTTCCGCGAGGGGCGGGCCCCTCTCCTCCTCCCGGTTTACCAGGGGCGCCGCGGGCACCCGGTCTGCTTCGTGCGCGCCCTCTACACCGAGCTCCTGGAGGCTCCCGAGCAGGAAGGGGCCCGGGTGGTGGTCCGGCGGCACAGGGCCACCCTGCGCGAGGTCGCGGTGGACGACCCGGCCATCCAGCAGGATGTGGACAGCCCGGAGGATTTTGCACGGCTGCCATGAGATGTCGGCCCCCGCCGCTTGCCAGGGCCCCCGTTTCCCCCTAGAATGCACCCGTTGGACGGACATCCGGCCGGGCCCTCGAGCGCCGAGGAGGCCTCCCGTCCCGCGGCCGCGGAAAGAGAGCAGATGAGCGACGCCTTCGACTATCCCCTGATGGCCCAGGCCCTGATCATGGGCCAGCGGGAGAAGGTGCACGAGCTCACGCAGCAGGCCCTCGCCGCCGGGATCGACCCCAAGAGCATCATCTTCAAGGGGCTGATCCCGGGGATGGAGGTGGTGGGGGAGAAGTTCCGCCGGAACGAGTACTACGTCCCTCAGGTTCTCCTCTCGGCTCGGGCCATGTACGCCGGACTCGACATCCTGAAGCCTCTCCTCACCCAGACGGGAGCCAGCGAGTACCTGGGCACGGTCGTGATCGGGACGGCGCAGGGAGACCTGCACGACATCGGGAAGAACCTGGTGGCGATGATGATGGAGGGAGCCGGGTTCCAGGTCCACAACCTGGGGCGGGACGTGGCCCCGGAGAAGTTCGTGGAGGCGGTCAAGGAGCGGGACGCCCACATCGTCGGGATCTCGGCGCTCATGACCACCACCATGCCGGCCATGCCGCGCACCATCCAGGCCCTCGAGGCTGCCGGCCTCCGGGACAAGGTCAAGGTGATGGTCGGGGGGGCGCCCGTCAACCAGGCCTTCTGCGACGAGATTCGGGCGGACGGCTACGCCCGGGACTCGACCGCCGCGGTGGACAGGGCGAAGGGCCTGGTGGGCAAAGGGTGAGGAGAGGGGTAGGGCGGATGGCGGCGCGGGGGGAAAAGTTCCTGGCGCGCCTCAAGCGCGGGGAGATCCTCGTGTTCGACGGGGCCATGGGGACGATGCTCTTCGCCGCCGGGCTCACGGACGGGGCCTGCCCCGAGCTCTGGAATGCGACCCATCCGGAGGTCGTCCAGGAGATTCACCGGGGGTACTTCGACGCCGGGAGCGACTTCGTGGAGACGAACACCTTCGGCGGGACTCGCCTCAAGCTCGCCGCCTATGGCCTCCAGGACCGCACGCGGGAGCTGAACATCCTCGGGGCGAAGCTGGCCCGGGAGGTCTGCCCGCCCGACGGGTTCGTGGCCGGATCCCTCGGCCCGACGGGCCACTTACCCGACTGGTTCGCCCCCCTCGGGGACGTGAGCGAGCAGGCGCTCACCGACAACTTCCGGGAGCAGGCCGAGGCGCTGGCCGAGGGCGGGGTGGATCTCTTCGCCGTTGAGACGATGATGTACCCGGAGGAGGCGGTCCTGGCCATCCAGGCCGCGAAGGAGGCGACCGGGCTCCCAATCATGTGCACGATGTTCTTCCAGTTCGAGCGGGACAGGGAGCGGGATCGGACCATGTGGGGGACGAGCCCGGAGGAGGCGACCAAGATCCTCCTGGAGGCCGGGGCCGATGTGGTCGGGATGAACTGCGGGGACGGGGGCCCCGAACGGGCCGCAGCCATCATGCGGGCGATGCGGAGCGTGACCGCCGCGCCCCTGATTGCCTACCCGAACGCCGGCCTGCCCGTCGTCCACAAGGACGGCCGGACCACCTACGAGCTGAACCCTGAAGAGATGGTCAAAGGCTACCCGGCGATCCTCGAGGCCGGGGCCAACGTCGTCGGCGGGTGCTGCGGAACCAGCCCGGCCCACCTCTCGCTGATCAGCACCCTCGTGAAGGCGAGGCGATAGGGTGGAGCTGGGCGTCACGTACCACCTCCCCCTCGCGCCCCGGGAGGTCCTCCGGCTCCAGGGCTACAAGCGGCCCACCGATACTCCCACCCCCGAGGTCCTGGCCATCCTGGAGGAGGCGCTCCGGGAGGCCCGGAACCTCCTCGCCCCCCGTCACTCCTTCCGAATCTTCGAGGTGGCAGAGGTGACAGCCGAGGACATCCGGCTGGCCGGCGGGGACACCCTCCGGTTCGCCGGGGCGGGAGGCCGCTGGGGAGCCTTCGGCCAGGTTGGTTTGGGGGTCCTGACCGTCGGGGAGGGGCTCGAGCAGCGGGTCAGCGAGCTCCTGGAGGCGCGGGAGCTCCCCCTCGCCTTCATGCTGGACGCCGTGGGCTGGGTGGCCATCGAGGAGGCGATCCTCGCCCTCACCAACACCATCTGCCACGTCCAGATCGCCCGGGGACACCGGGTCACGCCCCGCCACAGTCCCGGGTACGCCGGCTGGAACATCTGGGACCAGCAGCTCCTCTTCCGGCTCCTGCCGGCCGAAGAGATCGGCGTCCGAATCAACGACTACTGCGTCATGATCCCCGGAAAGTCCCTCTCCTTCGGAGTGGGGATCGGCCCGGAGGTGCGGGTGGAGCAGGTGCACAAGTGCCAGCGGTGTGACCTGCGGGACTGCGCCTTCCGGCTGGCCCCCCGCCGGGAGGCTCTCCCGCTCGAGAGCGAGACCTTCGTGGCGCGGGAGGAGACCTGGGGCCGACTGCTGCGGCGGCCGTGAGGAAGATGGCGCACGCCACAGCGAAGGCACGGGATCCCCTTGCCCGAGGTTCCCGCGGGGGGCTGAACCGTCTCCGCATGCGCTTTCTTCCCTTCGTGAGGGCAGAGTCCGTTCGGCCCCCGCCCCCCGGGGCGTTGAGGCGGTGGCCCCCCCCTTGCACTCCCGGGGGGTGGCCATGGGGAGAGGCGGCAAACTCCACCAGCGAGGCTGGGTAGCACACTGCCCAGGTAGGTGCGATTTACCCCGGCGGGGTTCCGGAGGCGTCCGCGGACTGGCGGCGATCTTCGCCGGGACGCTGATGGTTGGGGCCTGCGCCGCGGGTCCGGCGCCCGGACGCCTTCCACCCGCCCCCGTTCGCGGAGCGCCCGCGGCCCTCTCCTCGGAGGCGCGGGTCGGGGGGAGTGAGGTGGGCCTCGCTTCCTGGTACGGGCGGGAGCACCACGGGAAGCGGACGGCCAGCGGCGAGCCCTTCGACATGGAAGCGCTCACGGGCGCGCACCGGTCGCTTCCGTTCGGAACGTGGGTCCGGGTGACCCACCTCGCCACCGGACGCGCGGTGAGCGTTCGGATCAACGACCGGGGACCCTGGGTCGGAGGGCGCGTCATTGACCTGTCGCGGCGGGCAGCCGAGGCGTTGGGGATCCTGGCGGACGGGGTCGCGCGCGTGCGGCTCGAGGTGATCCGCAGGCCCTGAGGGAGAGCGGTGCTCAGCATCAGCCTCAAGGTCGAAGGAATGACAGGGCGGGCGGGAGAAGGGGGGCTCACCTGCCCCGAGCGGATCCGGAATGCCCTGAGCGGGGTCGCCGGCGTCCTCGACGTGGGCTACGAGAAGGGGGGGGATCGGTTCTTCCTGACCCTGGACCCTCGCCTGATCTCCGTCCTCACCATCATCACGATGGTCGAGCGGCTGGGGCGGGACAGCGGCCACACCTACCGCCCCACCGACGTCCGCCCGGAGAGCCTGCGGGAGCCCCGCGCCCTGATCGCCTTCGAGGTCCACTACCAGACCCGGGAGGCCTTTCTTTCCGCCTATTCGTTCAACTTGAGCGGCGGTGGCCTCTTCCTCTGCACCCCCGAGCCCCTGGCGGTGGGGGAGCGGCTCCGGGTGCGCTTCACCCTCCCCGGGGGAGACGCGCCCTTCGAGGCGACGGCCCAGGTAGCGTGGTTGAGCGAGCCCCGTCTGGGCAACCCCTACCCGGCCGGCATGGGGGTGCAGTTTCTCGACCTCCCCCTCGAGGCCCGAGACGCCATCGCCGGCCTGATCACCGCCCATCTCCCCCAGTCCCCCAAGATATCCGGCCGCGCGCCCGAGTAGAGCCCCACCACCCCGCGCCTCAGAACCGCACGCCCGCTGCCACCGCCAGGCTTCCGTCCGCGGTCACGAACGGGAAGAAATCCAGCCCGCGCCGCCCCGCCGCGTGCCGACCGCTGAGGGCCCGACCGACCACGATCCCGAGCGCCGCCCCCGCCACGATGTCCGAGGTCCAGTGCCGGTCCAGCACCACCCGGGAGACCGCCACGAGACCCGCTGCCCCGTAGGCCAGGACGGGGACGGCACCGGTGTAGCGGTCCGCGAAGACGGCGGCGACGGCAAACACGCCCGAGGCATGCCCCGAAGGAAACGCGTCATCCCGGGTGAAAGGGTCGAACCGGTGCGCGCCCTCGCCGGCGTCCGGTGGGGCCCGGCCCGTGAGGCGCTTCAGGCCGCTCGTCAAGAGGGCCGTAAACACGTGGGCCTCTATCGCGATGAGGCTCGCGTCCCGGAGGTGGGTCGCGCCGGTGACCTGCTCCTGGACGAGGCCCAGCGTGAGGAGGGCGGCATTCACGCCCACCACGACCCACCCATCCCCGGCCCTGCTCGCGCCTTCCGCGACGTCCCGCCCCGTCGGCCCCGTGGTCGCGTGGACCCGCTCCCGGATCTCCCGATCCGCCAGCATGAGCCCGGCGAGGCCGAGGGTGAGCCCGCCCGCCAGCACGGCCGTCTCCCGGTCCAGCCGGAGCGGGGCGGTGAGCAGGTAGAGCCCATCGGCGGCGACCGTTCCGGCGAGGCGCACCGGCGTGGGGGGAGGGCGGATTTCTTCTCGCTCGACCGGCTCCGGACCAGCCGCGGAGATGGGCGGGAGCCCGAGGAGCAGGGCGAGGAAGAAGGCTCCCGTTCGGCGCACGGACTGCTCTAGCCCGTGAGGAGCAGGCCGAGCACCGCCCCGCCGAGAACCAGGTAGAGGGTGTCCAGGCGGGTGCGCCAGAGGAGGAGCAGGCTCGCGAGGGCGATGGCCCCCGTGGGAAGGCTCACGACGGCGCCCTGCGCCAGGGGGACGATCGCGCCCAGGATCGCTCCCACGACGGCGGCGTTGACCGCCCGGAGGAAGGCCTGGACGTCCCTGACCTGCCGGATCCGGTTCATGAGGGG
The window above is part of the Candidatus Methylomirabilis sp. genome. Proteins encoded here:
- a CDS encoding ATP-binding cassette domain-containing protein → RERKERLAFLYDLMPELPPLARRRAGALSGGQQKMVALARAIMTGAKLLLLDEPLEGLSPGLSRRLAGVIRGLRGVAVLVTESDSNRMRLLTEDVYTIERGEIVRDANGGTTE
- a CDS encoding zinc-dependent alcohol dehydrogenase family protein, with protein sequence MKTTSAVLYEMEKPPPYAESKPLVVEELELEGPGPGEVLVEIAAAGLCHSDLSVMNGSRPRPLPMVLGHEASGVVAEVGTSVEGLKAGDRVVFSFVPMCGRCTPCAVGRPALCERGGQANGRGTLLSGARRFKSRRGEPLHHHLGVSAFSRYTVAAQESLIPIPSEVPLEKAALFGCAVMTGVGAVVNTARVEPGARVAVFGLGGVGLAVVLGAQLAGALQIVALDLLPTKLDLARRLGATHTVSAGAANAVEAVREITRGGADYTFEAVGNAKVLGQAYAATRRGGKTIAIGLPHPAHRLDLQAVSLVAEERSLLGSYMGSAVPRRDLPRFLDLYLAGRLPVDELVSQRVELGSVNAAFDALREGVVVRQLVCF
- a CDS encoding nucleotidyltransferase family protein; its protein translation is MISGILLAGGASARMGRPKGLLEYRGVPFLRAVATALLTGGVEELVAVLNPEVPGLPDVLPADSRVRWVAAPPAAAGQLASLRVGLHSLSPVSEAALVALVDQPALLPETVAALIRVFREGRAPLLLPVYQGRRGHPVCFVRALYTELLEAPEQEGARVVVRRHRATLREVAVDDPAIQQDVDSPEDFARLP
- a CDS encoding corrinoid protein — its product is MSDAFDYPLMAQALIMGQREKVHELTQQALAAGIDPKSIIFKGLIPGMEVVGEKFRRNEYYVPQVLLSARAMYAGLDILKPLLTQTGASEYLGTVVIGTAQGDLHDIGKNLVAMMMEGAGFQVHNLGRDVAPEKFVEAVKERDAHIVGISALMTTTMPAMPRTIQALEAAGLRDKVKVMVGGAPVNQAFCDEIRADGYARDSTAAVDRAKGLVGKG
- a CDS encoding homocysteine S-methyltransferase family protein codes for the protein MAARGEKFLARLKRGEILVFDGAMGTMLFAAGLTDGACPELWNATHPEVVQEIHRGYFDAGSDFVETNTFGGTRLKLAAYGLQDRTRELNILGAKLAREVCPPDGFVAGSLGPTGHLPDWFAPLGDVSEQALTDNFREQAEALAEGGVDLFAVETMMYPEEAVLAIQAAKEATGLPIMCTMFFQFERDRERDRTMWGTSPEEATKILLEAGADVVGMNCGDGGPERAAAIMRAMRSVTAAPLIAYPNAGLPVVHKDGRTTYELNPEEMVKGYPAILEAGANVVGGCCGTSPAHLSLISTLVKARR
- a CDS encoding septal ring lytic transglycosylase RlpA family protein; translated protein: MGLASWYGREHHGKRTASGEPFDMEALTGAHRSLPFGTWVRVTHLATGRAVSVRINDRGPWVGGRVIDLSRRAAEALGILADGVARVRLEVIRRP
- a CDS encoding TIGR02266 family protein yields the protein MLSISLKVEGMTGRAGEGGLTCPERIRNALSGVAGVLDVGYEKGGDRFFLTLDPRLISVLTIITMVERLGRDSGHTYRPTDVRPESLREPRALIAFEVHYQTREAFLSAYSFNLSGGGLFLCTPEPLAVGERLRVRFTLPGGDAPFEATAQVAWLSEPRLGNPYPAGMGVQFLDLPLEARDAIAGLITAHLPQSPKISGRAPE
- a CDS encoding phosphatase PAP2 family protein, which encodes MRRTGAFFLALLLGLPPISAAGPEPVEREEIRPPPTPVRLAGTVAADGLYLLTAPLRLDRETAVLAGGLTLGLAGLMLADREIRERVHATTGPTGRDVAEGASRAGDGWVVVGVNAALLTLGLVQEQVTGATHLRDASLIAIEAHVFTALLTSGLKRLTGRAPPDAGEGAHRFDPFTRDDAFPSGHASGVFAVAAVFADRYTGAVPVLAYGAAGLVAVSRVVLDRHWTSDIVAGAALGIVVGRALSGRHAAGRRGLDFFPFVTADGSLAVAAGVRF